GCTGGTGATGAAGAAGCCAGTCCCCTTGATGAAGAATTTATCGAGGCGATTTGCCAGGGCATGCCTCCTACCGGGGGTGTTGGTATAGGTATCGACCGTTTGATGATGATTTTTACAAATGCTCATTCTATTCGAGATGTGCTCTATTTTCCATGGATGAAGCCTCAATCTAAAGAGAGTTAAATCCCAGCATTCGCCTGATAAATTTACGGATTTGTCAGGCTTTTTTTCCAAAAGAATATGATTTTTTTTATAAGTGCGCCTCTTTAGTGCAGGGATTTTTAGGCCACTTATTCTCTTTTATCCTTTCTGCAAATATTTGAGCCATTAGGCTCCACTTTTTCAAATTGCAGGTCAAATGCTTGTAATTTGTTAATTTTCTGATTTCCTTAGCTTAGATTTATTATTCGATTTATTGTCGTATCTTTTCTATCGACATTTTACAATTAAAATATTTTAATTAAATAAAATCAATCAAGTTAGGTATGTTTTTATGTTAGATAACATTCAAAAGCACTTAATTGAGGCTGACAAATTCTGCGATCATATTCCAGTCGTTAGCTCTGCAAATAATTTAGTTGATTTATTCCAAAAATGTGTTGTTATTCCGTCGATAGGAAGTTCGGCTGTTAAAAAAAACAACTACTACCGACAACTGGACAAGAAACATTTTTTACGCTGCATTATTCTTTTAATCCCTGGCCTAGGAAATATAATTATCGACCTCTATGATTGTGCCAAGAAAAAGGGTACCAATAAGAATTTGCTTATCCCTCCTATTCAGAATAATGACGAACTATACCAAAAACATCGTGATTCAGTTCTTGCCGCTATTCAAAAGGATGGACTTGCGCTTCAGCATGCTAGCAAAGAGCACAAAAATGATCCAAGAGTAGTGTTTGCCGCTTTTCAACAGAATAAATCGGCTCTTAAGTATGCTAATAAGCAAGCAGTGCTTGCCATTGTTCAGCAGTATGGATTGGCACTGGAGTATACTAGCGAAGAACACAAAAATGATCCGGAAGTAGCTCTTGCCGCTGTTCAGCAGGATGGATTAGCGCTTCAGTTTGCTAGCAAGGAGATCAAAAATAACCCACTAATAGTTCTTGCCGCTTTTCAACAGAATAAATCGGCTCTTAAATATGCTAACAAGCAGGCAGTGCTTGTTATTGTTCAGCAATATGGATGGGCACTGGAGTATACTAGCGAAGAACACAAAAATGATCCGGAAGTAGCTCTTGCCGCTGTTCAGCAGTATGGATTAGCTCTTCAGTTTGCTAGCGATGAGATCAAAAATAACCCACTAATAGTTCTTGCCGCTTTTCAACAGAACAAATCCGCTCTTAGGTATGCTAACAAGCGGGCAGTGCTTGACATTCTTCAGAAGTATGGATGGGCGCTGGAGTATACTAGCGAAGAACACAAAAATGATCCGGAAGTAGTGTTTGGCGCTGTTAAGCGGGATGGATTAGCGCTTCAGTTTGCTAGCAAGGAGATCAAAAATAATCCGCCAATAGTTCTTGCCGCTGTTAAGCAGCATAGATGGGCCCTTCAACTTGCTAGTGAGAAGATCAAAAAAGATAAGGGCTTCATGCTTGCTGCTGTTAAGCAGGATGGATTGGCATTAGAGTTTGCTAGCGAAGAGAACCAAAATAATCCGGAAGTAGTGCTTGCCGCTGTTCAGCAGAATGGACGAGCGCTTCAGTTTGCTAGCGATGAGATCAAAAATAATCCGGAAGTAGCTCTTGCCGCTGTTGAGCAGAATGGATTGGCGCTTCGATTTGCTAGCGAAAATCTCAAAAATGATAAGGATTTTATGATTACCGCTGTTAAGCAGGATGGACGGGAGCTTCAGTTTGCTAGCGATGAGATAAAAGATAATGAAGAAGTAGTGCGTACCGCTTTTAAACAGAATAGATGGCTTCTTAAGTATGCTAACAAGCACGCAGTGCTTACCATTGTTCAGCAAAATGGATTGGCGCTTCGGTTTGCTAATGAAGAGCTCAAAGATAATAAAGAAGTAGTGCTTGCTGCTGTTCAGCAAAATGGATTGGCGCTTCAGTTTGCTAGCGAAGAGAACCAAAATGATCTGGAAGTAGTTCTTGCCGCTGTTCAGCAAAATGGATTGGCGCTTCAGTTTGCTAGCAAAGAGATCAAAAATAATCCGGAAGTAGTTCTTACCGCTGTTCAGCAAAATGGATTGGCGCTTCAGTTTGCTGGCGATGGGATCAAAAATAATCCAACAGTAGTTCTTGCCGCTGTTCAGCAGAATGAAAGGGCGCTTCAGTATGCTAACGAAGGGCTTAAAGACAAAAACTTAAAGGATCTGTGTAACACACACTTCCTGAAACAACCTCGATCCTATCCCCTATTAATCTCACTTTCCGTTGAATGGGGCTTCAAAACCGAAGCTCCTTTTTTGCTCTTTCAGAATCTATTTTGGTAGAGATTTAGTATCCTAAAGTTCAGCGCCTTGTTTTTTAGCTATTTGCTTGTCTTTTAAAAATAGAATAAAATTGCAGCTCTAATTGTAAAAAAGAGGGCGTAATAAAAACTTATGGAATAATAAACGTTGAGCTTAAATTGGATCATTTGCAAGCCAAGAGGCAAGAAGATAGAAGAGGGAAAAAGAACTTTTAGACACAAATAACAAGAATTTATTTTGGTATTTCAATCGTTTCAGTAACTCTCACGTTTACTGGTGGTTTTTTCTCATGGTAGATCTGGGGCGTATATGCGTTCATTTGAACTAATTTGATCTTGTTTTCATCATCATCTGCCCTCAATTGAGCAAGGCGCTCTTTAATGGCAGGAATGGCTGCTTTGGCTGCCTCTTTTCCAGCGTAGTAGAGTTGGCATTTCATCGCATCATTGAAAGTACCTATAGCACATGTTCTGGGGCGAATGATCACATCTGCTTCTCTTGTGCATTCATCATTCTGCCAGATAAAAGCAATTTCAGCACTCCTTGTAGCAATCTGAAAAAGATTCGTAGGAAATGTCTGTTGAAGAAGCTCCGATAAGTCTACAGCAATCACCAATTCAGCATCTAAATCTTTAGCAATTTTTACGGGGACTGGGTTAATGACCCCTCCATCTACTAAAATTCTGCCCATATGCTCGCATGGAACAAAAA
This window of the Chlamydiales bacterium STE3 genome carries:
- a CDS encoding Uncharacterized protein (Product derived from UniProtKB/Trembl:U4KTC2), coding for MLDNIQKHLIEADKFCDHIPVVSSANNLVDLFQKCVVIPSIGSSAVKKNNYYRQLDKKHFLRCIILLIPGLGNIIIDLYDCAKKKGTNKNLLIPPIQNNDELYQKHRDSVLAAIQKDGLALQHASKEHKNDPRVVFAAFQQNKSALKYANKQAVLAIVQQYGLALEYTSEEHKNDPEVALAAVQQDGLALQFASKEIKNNPLIVLAAFQQNKSALKYANKQAVLVIVQQYGWALEYTSEEHKNDPEVALAAVQQYGLALQFASDEIKNNPLIVLAAFQQNKSALRYANKRAVLDILQKYGWALEYTSEEHKNDPEVVFGAVKRDGLALQFASKEIKNNPPIVLAAVKQHRWALQLASEKIKKDKGFMLAAVKQDGLALEFASEENQNNPEVVLAAVQQNGRALQFASDEIKNNPEVALAAVEQNGLALRFASENLKNDKDFMITAVKQDGRELQFASDEIKDNEEVVRTAFKQNRWLLKYANKHAVLTIVQQNGLALRFANEELKDNKEVVLAAVQQNGLALQFASEENQNDLEVVLAAVQQNGLALQFASKEIKNNPEVVLTAVQQNGLALQFAGDGIKNNPTVVLAAVQQNERALQYANEGLKDKNLKDLCNTHFLKQPRSYPLLISLSVEWGFKTEAPFLLFQNLFW